CTGCTCCCGCCGCCACTGCACCTCAAGTGACTGCTCAGTCAGCGCGATCGGGAAGGTGAGGTGCACGACGCCGTCCGCGTACTGCCGCTGCACCTGGTACCCCGCGTCGGCGAACACCCGCAGCATCGCCGAGTTTTCCGGCAGCACCTCGGCCACGAAACGGCTGATCCCGGCGTCCCGCGCCGCGGCGGCGAGGTGCTCCAGCAGCACCGACCCGATCCCGCGCCCCTGGTAGGCGTCCTCCACCACGAGCGCCACCTCGGCGTCGGCCGCCTCCGGACCGAGCCGCTCGTACCGGCCGACCGCGAGGATCCGGCCACCCGTCTGGATGACAAACGCCTCCCGCGCGTCGTGGTCGACGTTGACGAAGCGCTGCAGGTCGCGCTCGGGGATCCGGGGGTACGGCGAGAAGTAGCGCAGGTAGCGCGTGCGCTCGGAGAAGCGCGAGTGCATCGCGACGATCCCCTCCGCGTCACCCGGCTGGATCTGTCGCAGGTGGACGGTGGTGCCGTCGGTCAGCAGCACGTCGGCGGATCGGTCCCGCACTTGTGGCGTCACGCCTCCCATCATTCCCTCTGAGTCATGTTTCCATCACGACCTTGACCCGTCCGGTGCCGCTGCGGAACGTGTACGCACATGCCGCTCTCCCCCTGGGCGCTCGCGCCCACCCCGACCGCACCGCCCGGGCAGTCCGCCGGCGGAGTGCCCGTCGATGTGGTGGTCGCCCTCATCGCCCTCGCCGGCGTGCTGGTCAGCGCGGCCCTCGGGTTCTGGCAGTGGCGGCGCTCCCAGGCGGCACAGCGGGCGCTGGAGGCGGAGCGGGCCGAGCGCGAGCGGGATCGGCTGCGGTACGAGGACCAGCTCTCCCGGGAGCGGGCCCTGTGGGACGACAGCCGGCAGGCCGCCCGCGAGGTCGAGCGCGTGGAGGAGGCGGCGCTGCACGAGGCGCGCCGGGCCGCCGCGAAGGCGAGCGACCTGCGCCAGTCCGCCGAGCACTACCGCACCCTCCTGGTCGAGGAGCTGCGCCGACTCAAGATCCTCGACATGTCCAAGCCGCTCGACCTCGAAGCGCTGTACGTGCAGCTCCAGGTGCGCGAGGAGGCCACCCGCTTCGCCAGCCAGGAGGAGATGGAGGCGCTCGCGCAGGGTACGCCCGAGCGCCTGCTCGAGCTGTCCGCCAAGCACGCCAAGGACGCGCAGGCGACGGCCATGCGGCCCGAGGACGCGGTACGCCGCTTCGGGCGCTTCGTCGTGCTCGGCGACCCCGGCGCGGGCAAGACCACGATGCTGCGGCACCTCGCGCTGCGTACCGCCCGGGGTGAGATCACCCCCGCCCTCACGCTGCCGATCTACGTCGAGCTGCGCGAGTTCGTCGACAGCGGCATGGGCGACGTGATCGCGTACGCCGCGCACAGCTGCGAGCACCGGTACGGCTTCACCGGCGCCCTCGACCACCTGCACGAGCAGCTCGCCACGGGTCGGGCCGCGCTGCTGCTGGACGGCCTGGACGAGGTGCTCGGCGGCGGCTCGGCCGACGAGGCGGAGCGGGCGTACCAGCTCGTGGCCGCCGAGGTGGACCGCATCGCCACCCGCTTTCCGGGCGCGCCGATCGCGGTCACCTGCAGGCGGGCCGGCTGGCGGGGTGGGCTGCGCGCGTTCCAGGTGCTCGACGTGCTGGACTTCGCGTGGCCGCAGATCGTGACGTTCGTCGAAAACTGGTTCGCCGCCGACCGCACCCGCGCCGCCGGGCTCAAGGGCGCGCTGCAGGCGAACGTGCGGATGAGCAGCCTGGCCGCCAACCCGCTGATCCTGTCGCTGGTCGCCATCGTGTACGAGCGCGACCTCGAACTGCCCGAGCGCCGTGCCAAGCTCTACGACCGCTGCGTCGAGGTGCTGCTCAAGGAGTGGGACTCGCACCGCGGGATCCGCCGCTTCGGCCGCTTCACCACGGACCGCAAGCGCGACCTGCTGGAAGAGATCGCCTGGCACTTCCACGGCCTCGGCCTGCGCTACTACCCCGAGCGCGACCTGCTCGCCGTCATCGAGGACTTCCTGCCGACGATCGACATCGAGCCGGCGCACGCGCGGGAGATCCTCGACGAGATCGCCGCGCAGTACGGCCTGCTGAAGATCCAGGCCACCGGCTGGTACGGCTTCCTGCACCTCACGCTCCAGGAGTACTTCGCCGCCGTATCGGCCAGCGAGCGCGGCCCGGACGCGGTGGCGGCCGTGGTGGCGCACCGGCACGACCCGTGGTGGGAAGAGGTGTTGCTGCTGCTGGCCGGCCGCGCCGCCGACGCGTCGGGCCTGCTGCTGGGTGTGCTCGGCCGTGACCCCACCGACCTGGAGCCGCCGGCGGCGGGCGAACCGCTCGCGGCGGACGACGACATCCTGCGCCAGGACCTGATGCTCGCGGCGCGCTGCCTGATCGGCACCCCGAAGGTCAACCTGCGCTGGCTGCGCCCCGCGATCATCGACGCCACCTACGACTGGATGCTCAGCACACCGTCCGAGTCGGTCGCGATGGACGCCGCCCGCGTCCTTGTCTCGATCGGCGGCCGGATGCTGCACGACCGCCTGCTGGACTGCCTGGCCGACCGCGAGGTCGCGATGCTACGCCGGGCGTGGATCGCGGACGCGCTTGGCGACTCGGGCTCGGTCCGGATCGCCGCCGCCCTCACCGGCATGCTCGCCAGCTGGGATCTGGACCGCGACGAGGACGATGCCTACCCGGCGACCTACATGGTCCGCGCCATCCGCCGGATTGGCTACGCACCCGCTGGCGACGTCTTGGTCGGCCTGCTGTCCGGACCCCGTGTCGACTACAACTACAACTGGTCCAGCACCCTGGCCGAGGCCATCGCCACGCTCGCCGGCGCCAGCGGAGCACAGCGGCTGCTGGAGGTCAGCGACAACGTTCCGGAGCCGACCCGATACACCCGCAACGACCTCATCAGAGGTCTCAAACACTCCCGGGACGTGGCCACGGGCGAGCGGCTGCTGGCCCGCATACCGAGCGCACCTCCCGAGGACGTGGGGGCCTACGTCACCGCCGCGCTCGGCATCCTGGGTCCGGCGGCCGCGCGACACGTGCTGGACAGCCTGCTCAAGCGAAGCGACACCGGCTGGTTGGAGGCGGACCCTGCCGCGCTCTCCGCGTTTACGGCAAAGCCGTCGCCCGACCTCGTCGTCCCCCTGACCGAGGCGATCTCCGACCGGCGGCGGGCGCCCGAACTCCGCTGGGCGCTGGTCTCGGTGCTGGAGGCGCTACCTGAGTCGGTCCCCACCCTGTTGGAGATCATCTCGCGCGACGCCGTGGACCTCTGGACCCGCCTGTGCGCCGCCACCGCCCTCGGCAGCCTCCAGCACGACGCCGGACGGCCGGCCCTGCGCGAGGCACTCGACGAGCTCGCCGACGGCAGGCTCGACGGCCTGTGGGCGCTGGGCGATTACGCGATCGCGCCGAGGATCGCTTCCGCCATGGTGGAAATCGGCGACGAGGCGCTCGTGCAACGCAAGCTCGTGTCAATGGTGCAGGAGGTCCTCTCCTCAGCCTCCGATCGCTACGATCTCGACCAGTTCCGCCTCGACACGCTGCTGCCTGCTCTGGCCCTGACCAACCTCGGGCGGATTTCCAAGACGGTGAACGATCTGATACAGGCCGCCGTGACCGCCGACGGGATCCTGGGCACGACCTGGGCGGAACACATCGCCCGCGCGGACAGCGTGCCTGTCCTGCTGGGCATGCTGCGGCCGGAGACGCATGACAAGGTCTACGCGGGCCACCTCCTACGGATCGTCGCGCGGGTCGTCGACGACGTACAGCACGTGCCCCAACTGCTCACGCTGCGCCAGGACCCTGTCCACCGCGGCCGCGTCGACGACGTCTTCGCGGCCCTCTCCCGGCGGTGCCAGGTCCGGATCTTCGAGGATGGCCGTGTCGTCGAGGTGAGGCAGCCGCCCGCCTAACGTTCAGTCCCTCGGGTCGTGCGGGTCCAGGCCGTGCAGGGGAAAGACGGCCTTGCGCGTCGCCATGATGGCGCGGTCGATCGTGTCCGGCTCGCTCTCTGGCTGCCACGGGCGGTACGACACGTCGGCGTCGTCGGTCATGCGCAGCGGCACGTCGCGGCCGGGGCGGCGGCGCTTGGCCAGGTCGCGCCAGCCCAGCGGGGTCAGCGCCGCGGGGTCGATCGGGTCGCCCGTGGCCGTGGCCAGCAGGTGGGTCCAGGTGCGGGGCACGACCTCGACAAGCGCGTACCCGCCGCCGCCCGTCGCGATCCACCGCCCCTCGCACAGCTCGTCGGCCAGGTCGCGCAGGGCCAGGTGGGCGGCGCGCTGGCCGTCGACGGACAGGCGGAGGTCGGCCAGCGGGTCGAGGCGGTGGCTGTCGGCGCCGCACTGGGTGAAGAGCACCTGCGGGCGGAACGCGCGTACCACCGACGGCACCACCGCGTGGAAGGCGCGCAGCCAGCCGGGATCGGACGTGCCGGGCGGCAGCGCGATGTTGACCGACGTACCCTCCGCGCCCTCGCCTCCCGTCTCCTCCGGAAAACCGGTGCCGGGAAAGAGCGCGAGCGGCGTCTCATGCAGGCTGACCGTGAGCACGCGCGGGTCGCCGTAGAAGACGGCCTGCACGCCGTCGCCGTGGTGGACGTCGATGTCGATGTACGCCACGCGCTCCGCACCCAGGTCGAGCATGCGGGCGATGGCGACCGCCGGGTCGTTGTAGACGCAGAAGCCGGCCGCCCGCGCGGGCATCGCGTGGTGCAGCCCGCCGGCCACGTTGACCGCTCGCCGCGCTTCACCGCGCCACACCGCCTCGGCGGCCGCGAGCGTGGCGCCGCAGACCAGCGCGCTCGCGTCGTGCATGCCGTCGAAGACGGGGTTGTCCGGCGTGTTCAGCCCCCATCCGCTGAAGAACGGGTCATCGGGAGCGGCCCGCACCGCGTCGATGTAGTCGGCGCGGTGCACGCGGGTGAGCGCGGCGTCGTCGGCCGGCTTGGGCGCGACGACGCGGACGCCGGGCCGGTCGAGCACGCCAAGCTCGCGGGCGAGCGCGATGGTCAGCTCCACGCGGACCGGGTCGAGGGGGTGGTCGCCCATGTCGTACGCCAGCAGGGCCTCGTCCCACACCACCACGGTGCCGTCCGCAGGAGTCATGCGACTCATCGTCGCACGCGTAGCAGCAGCGGCACGCCGTAGCGGGGACGCAGCGTGATCAACGGTTGCGGCACGACAGGACGTCCGCCGGGCGCGGGCGTGAACGTCCACGTCGCGCAGACCGCCTCGGTCACCCGGACCGATTCCAGCTCGGCGAACTCGTTGCCCACGCACTGGCGAGGTCCGCTGCCGAACGGGAAGTA
The window above is part of the Phytohabitans houttuyneae genome. Proteins encoded here:
- a CDS encoding NACHT domain-containing protein produces the protein MPLSPWALAPTPTAPPGQSAGGVPVDVVVALIALAGVLVSAALGFWQWRRSQAAQRALEAERAERERDRLRYEDQLSRERALWDDSRQAAREVERVEEAALHEARRAAAKASDLRQSAEHYRTLLVEELRRLKILDMSKPLDLEALYVQLQVREEATRFASQEEMEALAQGTPERLLELSAKHAKDAQATAMRPEDAVRRFGRFVVLGDPGAGKTTMLRHLALRTARGEITPALTLPIYVELREFVDSGMGDVIAYAAHSCEHRYGFTGALDHLHEQLATGRAALLLDGLDEVLGGGSADEAERAYQLVAAEVDRIATRFPGAPIAVTCRRAGWRGGLRAFQVLDVLDFAWPQIVTFVENWFAADRTRAAGLKGALQANVRMSSLAANPLILSLVAIVYERDLELPERRAKLYDRCVEVLLKEWDSHRGIRRFGRFTTDRKRDLLEEIAWHFHGLGLRYYPERDLLAVIEDFLPTIDIEPAHAREILDEIAAQYGLLKIQATGWYGFLHLTLQEYFAAVSASERGPDAVAAVVAHRHDPWWEEVLLLLAGRAADASGLLLGVLGRDPTDLEPPAAGEPLAADDDILRQDLMLAARCLIGTPKVNLRWLRPAIIDATYDWMLSTPSESVAMDAARVLVSIGGRMLHDRLLDCLADREVAMLRRAWIADALGDSGSVRIAAALTGMLASWDLDRDEDDAYPATYMVRAIRRIGYAPAGDVLVGLLSGPRVDYNYNWSSTLAEAIATLAGASGAQRLLEVSDNVPEPTRYTRNDLIRGLKHSRDVATGERLLARIPSAPPEDVGAYVTAALGILGPAAARHVLDSLLKRSDTGWLEADPAALSAFTAKPSPDLVVPLTEAISDRRRAPELRWALVSVLEALPESVPTLLEIISRDAVDLWTRLCAATALGSLQHDAGRPALREALDELADGRLDGLWALGDYAIAPRIASAMVEIGDEALVQRKLVSMVQEVLSSASDRYDLDQFRLDTLLPALALTNLGRISKTVNDLIQAAVTADGILGTTWAEHIARADSVPVLLGMLRPETHDKVYAGHLLRIVARVVDDVQHVPQLLTLRQDPVHRGRVDDVFAALSRRCQVRIFEDGRVVEVRQPPA
- a CDS encoding acetoin utilization protein AcuC; the encoded protein is MTPADGTVVVWDEALLAYDMGDHPLDPVRVELTIALARELGVLDRPGVRVVAPKPADDAALTRVHRADYIDAVRAAPDDPFFSGWGLNTPDNPVFDGMHDASALVCGATLAAAEAVWRGEARRAVNVAGGLHHAMPARAAGFCVYNDPAVAIARMLDLGAERVAYIDIDVHHGDGVQAVFYGDPRVLTVSLHETPLALFPGTGFPEETGGEGAEGTSVNIALPPGTSDPGWLRAFHAVVPSVVRAFRPQVLFTQCGADSHRLDPLADLRLSVDGQRAAHLALRDLADELCEGRWIATGGGGYALVEVVPRTWTHLLATATGDPIDPAALTPLGWRDLAKRRRPGRDVPLRMTDDADVSYRPWQPESEPDTIDRAIMATRKAVFPLHGLDPHDPRD